One Phycisphaerae bacterium genomic window carries:
- a CDS encoding thrombospondin type 3 repeat-containing protein — translation MHYSTAIVLMLLVAAGACWGQDVVLQVIAVGSPSGAETTVTLPTSVAGVVVGSTYYLELWTSDVGTLNTGVSSMYVDLGWPAAAATATAISHGSIYTVFPSGTISPGFINELGGSTLSPYGIEPEWARVATVTVTADEAGSITYTPAPSSTGVAALGRSIIPWAQVLLNPVSLEHYPDCNTNGVADYLDILGGFSQDCDANGIPDECQLDSDGDGAIDACDACPADPNKTDPGVCGCGVPDTDSDGDGTPDCNDLCPNDPLKTDPGVCGCGVADDDGDGDGTPDCNDLCPNDPLKTDPGVCGCGVADDDTDGDGVADCLDGCPTDPNKTDPGACGCGIPDTDSDGDGTPDCNDLCPNDPLKTDPGACGCGVADDDTDGDGVADCLDGCPTDPNKIDPGVCGCGVPDTDSDGDGTPDCTDLCPNDPLKTDPGVCGCGVADDDSDGDGVADCLDGCPTDPNKIDPGACGCGVADDDSDGDGTPDCTDLCPNDPLKTDPGICGCGVADDDSDGDGVADCNDDCPDTPPGTPVDPNGCPSNDCNGNQIDDTQDILSGFSQDCDTNGIPDECQADSDGDGFIDACDGCPADPNKADPGICGCGVPDTDSDGDGTPDCDDLCPNDPLKTDPGACGCGVADDDTDGDGVADCLDGCPTDPNKTDPGVCGCGVPDTDSDGDGTPDCDDLCPNDPLKTDPGACGCGIPDTDSDGDGTPDCDDLCPN, via the coding sequence ATGCATTATTCGACTGCGATCGTACTCATGCTGCTCGTGGCGGCCGGCGCGTGTTGGGGCCAGGATGTCGTTCTGCAGGTGATTGCCGTCGGTAGCCCGAGCGGCGCCGAAACGACAGTCACGCTGCCGACTTCCGTCGCGGGGGTGGTGGTCGGCTCCACGTACTACCTCGAGTTGTGGACCAGCGACGTCGGCACACTCAACACCGGCGTCTCCTCCATGTACGTCGACCTGGGCTGGCCCGCAGCGGCCGCGACCGCGACTGCGATCAGCCACGGGTCGATCTACACCGTGTTCCCGTCTGGCACCATCAGTCCTGGTTTCATCAACGAGTTGGGCGGCTCGACCCTGAGTCCTTACGGCATCGAGCCGGAGTGGGCACGTGTTGCCACCGTGACTGTGACCGCCGACGAGGCCGGGTCCATTACGTATACGCCCGCGCCGAGCAGCACGGGAGTCGCGGCCCTCGGCCGCAGCATCATTCCGTGGGCGCAGGTGCTGCTCAACCCGGTTAGTCTGGAACACTACCCCGACTGCAATACCAACGGCGTCGCCGATTATCTCGACATCCTAGGCGGCTTCAGTCAGGACTGCGATGCAAACGGGATTCCCGATGAATGCCAGCTCGACAGCGATGGCGATGGTGCCATTGATGCCTGCGACGCCTGCCCGGCCGATCCCAACAAGACCGATCCGGGCGTTTGTGGTTGCGGCGTGCCGGACACCGACAGCGATGGCGATGGCACACCGGACTGCAACGATCTGTGCCCCAATGACCCGCTGAAGACCGATCCAGGCGTCTGCGGGTGCGGCGTGGCGGATGATGACGGCGACGGGGACGGCACGCCGGACTGTAACGATCTGTGTCCCAATGACCCGCTAAAGACCGATCCAGGCGTCTGCGGGTGCGGCGTGGCGGATGATGACACAGATGGCGATGGCGTAGCGGACTGCCTCGATGGCTGTCCAACCGATCCTAACAAGACCGATCCCGGCGCCTGCGGTTGCGGCATCCCCGACACCGACAGCGATGGCGATGGCACGCCGGACTGCAACGATCTGTGCCCCAATGACCCGCTAAAGACTGATCCTGGCGCCTGCGGTTGCGGCGTGGCGGATGATGACACAGATGGCGATGGCGTTGCGGACTGCCTCGATGGCTGTCCAACCGATCCTAACAAGATTGATCCGGGCGTTTGTGGTTGCGGCGTACCGGACACCGACAGCGATGGCGATGGCACGCCGGACTGCACGGACCTGTGTCCTAATGATCCGCTGAAGACGGATCCTGGCGTCTGCGGTTGTGGTGTGGCCGACGATGACTCGGACGGCGATGGCGTTGCGGACTGCCTCGATGGCTGTCCGACCGATCCAAACAAGATTGATCCGGGCGCCTGCGGTTGCGGCGTCGCGGACGACGACAGCGACGGCGATGGCACGCCGGACTGCACGGACTTGTGTCCCAATGATCCGCTGAAGACGGATCCTGGCATCTGCGGTTGCGGTGTGGCGGACGATGACTCGGACGGCGATGGCGTTGCGGACTGCAACGACGACTGCCCAGACACGCCACCCGGCACGCCGGTCGATCCGAACGGCTGCCCTTCAAACGACTGCAACGGGAATCAAATTGACGACACGCAGGACATTCTCAGCGGCTTCAGTCAGGACTGCGACACGAACGGGATCCCCGACGAGTGCCAAGCCGACAGCGATGGCGATGGCTTCATTGACGCGTGTGATGGCTGCCCTGCCGACCCAAACAAGGCAGATCCAGGCATCTGCGGGTGTGGCGTGCCAGATACCGATAGCGACGGCGATGGCACACCGGACTGCGACGATCTTTGTCCCAATGACCCACTAAAGACTGATCCTGGCGCCTGCGGTTGCGGCGTGGCGGATGATGACACAGATGGCGATGGCGTAGCGGACTGCCTTGATGGCTGTCCAACCGATCCTAACAAGACTGATCCGGGCGTTTGTGGTTGCGGCGTGCCCGACACGGATAGCGACGGCGATGGCACGCCGGACTGCGACGACCTGTGTCCTAACGACCCGCTGAAGACCGATCCCGGCGCCTGCGGTTGCGGCATCCCCGACACCGACAGCGACGGTGACGGCACACCGGACTGCGACGACCTGTGTCCCAACG
- a CDS encoding sigma 54-interacting transcriptional regulator produces MYAVSAQRESPRAPSSPVVPRLVGSDGCVLELWSGIKAVCSRSSTVLICGESGSGKELTARHLHAAGPRRDKPFVTVDCTTLRDTLFESQLFGHAKGAFTGAEHATLGLFRAADGGTLFLDEVGELRLDLQAKLLRCLQDGAVVPLGAVAPIAVDVRIIAATNRDLAEMVTRGQFRPDLYFRLNVVRLDVPPLRDRPNDILPLANHFLAELGQTYDEPAKSLADTARAALLGYRWPGNVRELRNAVEHAVAFCASECITAADLPRALRDVFRRSAPAAAESSSGRRRVVTLEAAERCLLRRALRTTHGNKSLAAKLLGIERHRLARMLARHQLKDLDRARSS; encoded by the coding sequence ATGTACGCAGTCAGCGCCCAGCGAGAGTCGCCCCGCGCACCGTCCAGCCCAGTGGTGCCGAGGCTGGTCGGTAGCGACGGCTGCGTACTGGAGTTGTGGTCAGGGATCAAGGCGGTCTGCAGTCGTTCCAGCACCGTGCTGATCTGCGGCGAGTCTGGGAGTGGCAAAGAGCTGACTGCCCGTCACCTCCATGCGGCCGGCCCGCGGCGGGACAAACCGTTCGTGACGGTGGACTGCACCACCCTGCGCGATACGCTGTTCGAGTCGCAGCTCTTCGGGCACGCCAAGGGCGCCTTCACGGGAGCGGAGCACGCCACCCTGGGCCTCTTTCGCGCCGCCGACGGCGGCACCCTCTTTCTTGACGAGGTCGGTGAGCTGCGGCTGGACCTGCAAGCCAAGCTTCTGCGCTGTCTGCAGGACGGCGCGGTCGTGCCACTCGGAGCCGTGGCACCGATCGCGGTCGATGTTCGCATCATCGCTGCCACCAATCGTGACCTCGCCGAAATGGTCACCCGTGGCCAGTTTCGCCCAGATCTCTACTTTCGCTTGAACGTTGTCCGTCTCGATGTCCCACCGTTGCGGGACCGGCCCAACGATATTCTGCCGCTGGCGAACCACTTCCTGGCGGAGCTGGGACAGACGTATGACGAGCCCGCCAAATCACTTGCGGACACTGCGCGGGCGGCCTTGCTCGGGTACCGCTGGCCGGGCAACGTGCGCGAGCTGCGGAACGCAGTCGAGCACGCCGTTGCATTCTGCGCGTCCGAGTGTATTACGGCTGCCGATCTGCCGCGCGCGCTGCGGGACGTATTCCGGCGCAGCGCTCCGGCGGCGGCGGAATCCAGCAGTGGGCGGCGACGCGTCGTAACCCTGGAGGCCGCGGAACGCTGCCTCCTGCGTCGTGCGCTACGGACAACCCACGGTAATAAGTCGCTCGCTGCCAAGCTGCTGGGCATTGAGCGCCACCGCCTGGCCCGTATGCTCGCGCGTCATCAACTGAAGGACCTGGACCGCGCGCGGTCCAGCTAG
- a CDS encoding response regulator transcription factor has protein sequence MSPDATVFIVDDDHAVRESLQRLIESTNMRAETFPDGRRFLEHYDPSRPGCLLLDIRMRGMDGLELQDVLRRAGAAIPVIIISAHGNVEQVVRAMKAGAVHFVQKPYKAKVLLTHVRDALELDARLRLAAAQRTAATERLRSLTPREREVLDLLVTGMPAKRVAAELGLSRKTVDVHRGHIMLKLGAESIIELGQLVQRSRAADVRPGLAPGPLVDQPPPIH, from the coding sequence ATGAGTCCTGATGCGACAGTATTCATCGTGGATGATGACCACGCCGTGCGCGAGTCACTGCAGCGGCTGATCGAGTCCACCAACATGCGCGCCGAAACCTTTCCGGATGGACGGAGGTTTCTCGAGCACTACGATCCGTCTCGGCCCGGCTGCCTGCTGCTGGACATCCGCATGCGAGGCATGGACGGGCTGGAGCTGCAAGACGTATTGCGGCGCGCCGGCGCAGCGATCCCGGTGATCATCATTTCGGCCCACGGTAACGTGGAACAGGTCGTCCGGGCCATGAAGGCTGGCGCGGTGCACTTCGTTCAGAAGCCTTACAAGGCCAAGGTCCTTTTGACACACGTTCGTGACGCGCTGGAACTCGACGCGCGCCTGCGACTGGCCGCAGCCCAGCGGACGGCGGCGACCGAGCGCCTGCGGTCGCTCACTCCCCGTGAACGCGAGGTGCTGGACCTGCTGGTGACCGGAATGCCTGCGAAGCGAGTTGCGGCAGAGCTGGGCCTCAGCCGCAAGACGGTCGACGTTCACCGCGGTCACATTATGCTCAAGCTCGGCGCGGAGTCCATCATCGAGCTGGGGCAGCTCGTGCAGCGGTCGCGAGCCGCTGATGTCCGCCCCGGCCTCGCGCCCGGCCCGCTCGTCGACCAGCCTCCGCCAATCCACTAA
- a CDS encoding PAS domain S-box protein translates to MWNVAASSTVTGAVSGAAKRAAGRRVLHGIGLVSAVSAAAVAVVIVIMNERECASARAQTKERFQLRLSATQQEVAAYLDEVVLWLRLVSADPELAHQSPTAHSHLQAIYEGNYRRHRLAEIYVIERYFDGTRRPFKTFEKGDELRGVEELHALEREQEEYAVHIEHIRRFAADPTLETLISMPVNLCVDASGIVVSVPWRAAEELLGIVAGMAPLTNLTEILQHGDRGQACVLVGADGTLLQNGRLSFDLETWLRDELRQHGPRAFFARVPQLFHAESRTGVWAPVKAPGGDPWYVALFYDEAEQLAAVGAPGRGSVWGIAAIVMLLGGAIAFLCRMTPALVTARHLAEARTHELLASEARFQTLVATMNEGLAVQDESGTLTYANHRLCDMLGFRPQDLIGRRADEIVFDQANRAILADQLQDRRRGQSRSYELVLADRQGRPVMVLVSPRGLWDADGSWRGSFAVVTDIRERKAAEDELRRSQRFLQMIVDQIPEAVLVIDRQNRVTLANRAAQNLPGGVPAGLRWFTCSATERDSAGGPKAAEGACLATQVAAKRIPVSVTHACADAAGNERLLELIAAPVCDESGQVTHIIGSGRDVTARVRAEAEARRRQAELAHVARLGTMGEMAAGLAHELNQPLVAIVNYLEACRARIQNGVLRPQILLDDLARAAAQAERAGGIIEHLRAFIRKGDTRVSRVDVNALVREAVELLSFELQYRHVGLQLRLTAGLPAVHAARIQIVQTITNLMQNGIEAMSELPQAARRLTIETTRTGDGLVEVAISDAGSGLPPETRERLFEPFYTTKPEGMGLGLSISRSIVEAHGGRLWACDRPGGGALFRFTLPADAGGAIDES, encoded by the coding sequence ATGTGGAATGTAGCGGCGTCGAGCACAGTTACCGGTGCTGTGTCGGGGGCGGCGAAGCGGGCCGCGGGGCGACGTGTGCTGCACGGCATCGGATTGGTCAGCGCGGTGTCAGCGGCCGCGGTCGCCGTCGTCATCGTGATCATGAATGAGCGGGAGTGTGCCAGCGCCCGGGCCCAAACGAAAGAACGTTTCCAGCTTCGGCTCAGCGCAACGCAACAGGAAGTCGCGGCCTACCTGGATGAAGTCGTTCTCTGGCTTCGGCTGGTCAGCGCCGACCCTGAGTTGGCGCACCAGTCTCCGACCGCGCACAGCCACCTCCAGGCGATCTACGAGGGCAACTACCGTCGGCATCGGCTGGCCGAGATCTACGTGATCGAGCGTTACTTCGATGGCACCCGCCGACCTTTCAAGACCTTTGAGAAAGGGGACGAGTTGCGCGGCGTCGAAGAATTGCATGCTCTCGAACGCGAGCAGGAGGAGTATGCGGTTCACATTGAGCACATCCGCCGCTTCGCCGCGGACCCGACGCTGGAAACGCTGATCAGCATGCCGGTCAATCTCTGTGTCGACGCGTCTGGGATCGTCGTTTCGGTCCCCTGGCGCGCGGCGGAAGAGCTGCTGGGAATCGTCGCGGGCATGGCGCCGCTGACGAACCTCACGGAAATTCTGCAGCACGGTGACCGGGGCCAGGCCTGCGTGCTGGTGGGCGCGGATGGAACGCTGCTTCAAAACGGCCGCTTGTCGTTCGACCTGGAAACGTGGCTCCGCGACGAGCTGCGGCAGCACGGGCCCCGGGCCTTCTTCGCAAGAGTGCCGCAGCTGTTCCATGCGGAGTCACGCACCGGGGTCTGGGCTCCGGTCAAAGCCCCCGGAGGCGACCCGTGGTACGTTGCGCTGTTCTACGATGAAGCGGAGCAGCTCGCGGCCGTCGGCGCACCGGGGCGTGGGTCGGTCTGGGGGATCGCCGCGATTGTCATGTTACTTGGCGGCGCGATCGCCTTTCTCTGCCGCATGACCCCGGCTCTGGTTACGGCGCGGCATCTGGCGGAAGCACGAACCCACGAGCTACTCGCCAGCGAGGCTCGCTTCCAAACGCTCGTAGCAACGATGAACGAGGGATTGGCGGTGCAAGACGAGTCGGGAACGCTCACCTACGCAAACCACCGCCTGTGCGACATGTTGGGGTTTCGGCCGCAGGATCTGATCGGCCGGCGGGCCGACGAAATCGTTTTCGACCAGGCCAATCGCGCCATTCTCGCGGACCAGCTCCAGGATCGCCGGCGCGGGCAGTCGCGTTCGTACGAACTCGTGCTCGCCGACAGACAGGGCCGGCCGGTGATGGTGTTGGTCTCGCCGCGCGGACTGTGGGACGCCGATGGGAGCTGGCGCGGCAGCTTCGCGGTGGTAACGGACATCCGCGAGCGTAAGGCCGCAGAAGATGAGCTGCGCCGCTCGCAGCGCTTTCTTCAGATGATCGTTGATCAGATCCCGGAGGCGGTGCTTGTGATCGACCGCCAGAACCGCGTCACGCTCGCGAACCGGGCCGCTCAGAATCTCCCCGGCGGCGTGCCAGCGGGTCTCCGTTGGTTCACCTGCAGCGCCACAGAGCGGGATTCCGCCGGTGGACCGAAGGCTGCGGAAGGAGCCTGCCTCGCGACGCAGGTAGCGGCAAAACGCATACCCGTTTCCGTTACACACGCGTGTGCCGATGCCGCGGGCAACGAGCGCTTGCTCGAACTGATCGCGGCGCCGGTCTGCGACGAGTCCGGGCAGGTCACGCACATCATCGGTTCCGGCCGGGACGTCACTGCCCGCGTGCGTGCCGAGGCGGAAGCGCGCCGCCGGCAGGCCGAGCTGGCGCACGTGGCGCGCCTGGGCACGATGGGTGAGATGGCCGCGGGGCTCGCCCACGAGTTGAACCAGCCGCTCGTCGCCATTGTGAATTACCTCGAGGCGTGCCGGGCACGAATCCAGAACGGGGTGCTGCGTCCACAGATTCTGCTCGATGACCTTGCTCGGGCTGCGGCACAGGCGGAGCGCGCCGGTGGAATCATCGAGCACCTGCGCGCCTTCATACGCAAGGGTGATACGAGAGTGAGCCGCGTCGACGTCAACGCGCTCGTGCGCGAGGCCGTCGAGCTGTTGAGCTTCGAGCTACAGTACCGGCACGTGGGGCTGCAACTGAGGCTGACCGCGGGATTGCCTGCGGTCCATGCCGCCCGCATCCAGATTGTTCAGACAATCACCAACCTGATGCAGAACGGGATCGAGGCGATGTCCGAGCTACCGCAAGCGGCGCGGCGGCTGACGATTGAGACCACGCGGACCGGCGATGGGTTGGTCGAGGTTGCAATAAGCGATGCAGGGTCAGGGCTGCCCCCCGAGACGCGCGAACGCTTGTTCGAGCCGTTCTATACCACGAAGCCGGAGGGCATGGGCCTGGGACTGTCGATCAGCCGGTCGATCGTCGAGGCCCATGGGGGGCGCCTGTGGGCGTGCGACCGGCCGGGCGGGGGCGCTCTGTTCCGGTTCACGTTGCCGGCCGACGCGGGAGGCGCGATAGATGAGTCCTGA